From a region of the Takifugu flavidus isolate HTHZ2018 chromosome 18, ASM371156v2, whole genome shotgun sequence genome:
- the LOC130514552 gene encoding homeobox protein Dlx4a-like, whose amino-acid sequence MMTMSSLSDTLVPSDTSKSAFLEFGGHGYPGHQQASPGLTHNHYPVHGLHAVGPPQHDGPFSSGASSYGRPLGYPSYHSPVSAHHPGPYLPYQHGGHGGALGHTRLEDVEHEKATAVIENGEVRLNGKGKKIRKPRTIYSSLQLQALNQRFQQTQYLALPERADLAAKLGLTQTQVKIWFQNKRSKYKKIMKNGPCGLEGEHLAPPPPPSSSSPCSLWDISMATKGAPVHSGGYMNNFAHWYPGHQQDSMPRTQMM is encoded by the exons ATGATGACTATGAGTTCTTTGTCGGACACTTTAGTCCCCTCTGATACGTCCAAATCGGCGTTTCTGGAGTTCGGCGGTCACGGGTATCCCGGGCACCAGCAGGCATCGCCCGGCCTCACCCACAACCACTACCCGGTTCATGGTCTGCACGCCGTGGGCCCCCCGCAACACGACGGGCCCTTCTCCTCTGGAGCATCCTCGTACGGGCGCCCGCTGGGATACCCGTCCTACCACAGCCCCGTGAGCGCGCATCACCCGGGCCCTTACCTGCCTTACCAACACGGGGGACACGGCGGCGCGCTGGGCCACACCAGGCTGGAGGATGTGG AACACGAGAAAGCCACGGCTGTGATCGAGAACGGGGAGGTGAGGCTTAACGGGAAAGGGAAGAAGATCAGGAAACCCCGCACCATTTACTccagcctgcagctccaggcgcTGAACCAGCGCTTCCAGCAGACCCAGTACCTCGCCCTGCCAGAGAGGGCAGACCTGGCAGCCAAACTGGGCCTGACACAAACCCAG GTGAAGATATGGTTCCAAAATAAAAGATCCAAATACAAGAAGATCATGAAGAACGGGCCATGTGGACTTGAAGGAGAACAccttgcccccccacctccgccatcctcctcctcgccaTGCTCGCTGTGGGACATCAGCATGGCCACCAAAGGGGCGCCGGTGCACTCGGGAGGATACATGAACAATTTTGCTCACTGGTACCctggacaccaacaggattccATGCCGAGGACTCAGATGATGTGA